Proteins from a genomic interval of bacterium:
- a CDS encoding DNA cytosine methyltransferase, which yields MKVMDLFCGTGGFSKGFENAGAFGVVFGIDVLPVAVETFRLNHSQAVALAADVRDVRLGEVSRRTGLGRGEVDVIVGGPPCQGFSSIRPFRSASEDDPRNSLFEEFAGYVNYFRPRVFVMENVVGLATHNRGATIEQIQQCFGGLGYTSDWRIVNAAHFGVPQKRERLVMIGGQHGVRARFPSPTHTGEFRTIGIRDRTRRLEPSTPTEQLGLFACDEPKLPEALTVMEGIGDLPPVGAGQTADEYELLPQNDYQAARRRRAPRLELHVATDHTKRMLEIIRHAGSNISSVPQHLISSGFSSCYSRLDPDEPAVTLTVNFVHPASNKCIHPFQDRALTLREGARLQSFDDDFSFSGTRTQIAKQIGNAVPPLLGQAIAESVLDMLK from the coding sequence ATGAAGGTGATGGACTTGTTCTGTGGAACCGGCGGGTTCTCGAAGGGGTTCGAGAACGCCGGCGCATTCGGCGTCGTGTTCGGCATCGACGTGCTACCGGTTGCGGTGGAGACCTTCCGGCTCAATCACTCGCAGGCCGTCGCGTTGGCGGCCGATGTGCGCGACGTGCGGCTCGGGGAGGTCTCCCGCCGCACCGGGTTGGGGCGCGGCGAGGTCGATGTCATCGTAGGCGGGCCGCCGTGCCAGGGCTTCTCCTCGATCCGGCCGTTTCGGTCTGCGTCGGAGGACGACCCGCGCAACTCGCTCTTCGAGGAATTCGCCGGCTACGTCAACTATTTCAGGCCCCGGGTGTTCGTGATGGAGAACGTCGTGGGTCTGGCGACCCACAACCGGGGGGCCACCATCGAACAGATACAGCAGTGCTTCGGCGGGCTCGGCTATACATCGGATTGGCGGATAGTCAATGCCGCCCACTTCGGCGTTCCTCAGAAGAGGGAGCGCCTCGTGATGATCGGCGGGCAGCACGGAGTTCGCGCTCGGTTTCCCTCCCCTACCCACACCGGCGAATTCAGGACGATCGGGATCCGTGATCGGACACGACGACTCGAACCTTCGACGCCGACCGAGCAACTCGGCCTGTTCGCGTGTGACGAGCCCAAGTTGCCAGAGGCGCTCACCGTCATGGAAGGGATTGGGGACCTCCCCCCGGTGGGCGCCGGCCAGACGGCCGACGAGTATGAACTTCTACCGCAGAACGACTATCAAGCAGCCCGCCGCCGACGCGCCCCGCGTCTTGAGTTACATGTAGCAACCGATCACACCAAGCGGATGCTAGAGATCATCCGACACGCTGGCTCGAACATCAGCTCTGTGCCGCAACACCTGATCTCGTCGGGATTCTCCTCGTGCTATTCGCGATTGGATCCCGACGAGCCAGCTGTTACCCTGACGGTCAACTTCGTACATCCCGCTTCCAACAAGTGCATTCATCCCTTCCAGGACCGGGCGCTCACCCTGCGCGAGGGGGCAAGGCTTCAGTCGTTCGACGACGACTTCTCATT
- a CDS encoding helix-turn-helix domain-containing protein, producing MGETAPGDPADEAARTLARAVGAVVARLRRERGWSLEDLADEAGRHRTYVGLIERGERHLSVATAFRISQALGLSLSELIDLAAAQASGTVDPVRFPRRIPPPNAARGAEAVKASTGLTERWVPSAVEATYETLDRIDEQLVNTGSEPLAKVVELANLSAIVGNLMRSALQGHSDGAYRSNAPHTFPDLVSESDRFQDLEIKIALEGNMPKGHLPKPGAHLICRYVLAERDATYSRGDRGHVVWIWEARLGELSRHDFNTSNTPSDSGKTAVVKADSLYRLTCVYYDERFLPLAKPRSGH from the coding sequence GTGGGTGAGACAGCACCCGGGGATCCTGCAGACGAGGCAGCGAGAACCCTCGCCCGCGCCGTGGGCGCAGTCGTCGCTCGTCTCCGACGCGAACGCGGGTGGTCGCTTGAAGACCTAGCGGACGAAGCGGGCAGGCACCGTACCTACGTGGGACTGATTGAGAGGGGCGAACGGCACCTGAGCGTCGCAACAGCCTTTCGCATCTCACAAGCTCTCGGACTCTCCCTCTCAGAACTCATCGACCTCGCTGCGGCACAGGCGTCAGGCACCGTCGACCCGGTCCGCTTTCCCAGAAGGATCCCACCACCGAATGCCGCCCGTGGAGCCGAAGCGGTCAAGGCGAGCACCGGACTAACCGAGAGGTGGGTTCCCTCCGCCGTCGAAGCGACCTACGAGACGCTAGATCGTATTGACGAGCAACTCGTCAATACCGGCTCAGAGCCTCTTGCCAAGGTCGTCGAACTAGCGAATCTATCAGCGATCGTCGGCAACCTTATGCGATCAGCTCTGCAAGGACACTCTGACGGCGCCTATCGGAGCAACGCGCCTCACACCTTTCCAGATCTCGTTTCCGAGTCTGACCGGTTTCAAGACCTTGAAATCAAGATCGCCCTCGAAGGGAACATGCCCAAGGGTCATCTGCCAAAGCCAGGAGCGCACCTCATCTGCCGTTACGTGCTCGCCGAACGTGACGCCACCTACTCCCGCGGAGACCGAGGCCATGTTGTGTGGATTTGGGAGGCTAGACTCGGAGAGTTGTCCAGACACGACTTCAACACATCCAACACTCCTAGCGACTCAGGCAAGACGGCAGTTGTAAAGGCTGACTCCCTCTACCGGCTCACTTGCGTCTATTACGACGAGCGTTTCCTTCCCCTAGCCAAACCTCGTTCAGGACACTAG